The genome window gttactattttgggatgtccctctcatttctttacattaccataaatagtaagttttttcatcattacacccactatcttcccccactatctcatatttaacaataaaaactactattacacccactactttcctccactatctcaaatctattattatgggtcccaccactttactcacttttcatctaactttactcatttttcatacattgtcttggtctccgtgtccccctccaatgtaaacaattgagggggacggagggagtattaatgaTTCATATAAGGGTTTTGTTCCATGAAAATCGATTGTCACAAACGTATTACCCAACACACAGCTCCATTGccatcagatttttattttaaaggtTAGGATTGAAATCtgtttttttaagtatccgtTATAATTTTTCGCGGATAGGGAAAGTTCCTATCCGCGGATAAGGATTATAGCGGATACTAAAAAAACGAAGTTTTAATCTGAACCCTTGAAATAGAGATCCGACGGCCCTGGAAGTGTGTATTAAATAACCTGTTCCTGACAACCAGTTGTCAGGGATCAGGACCCTTCGTATAGGGTTTTGGTCCATGACAATCGATTGTCATGTAGGTATTATCCAACACACAGCTCCATTGCCATCAGATCTGTATTTCAAGGGCCGGGATTGAAACCtgtttttttaagtatccgttataattttccgcggatagGGAAAATTCTTATCCGCGGAAAATTTCCGTGGATAGGGACTTTCCCTATCCACAAAAATTATAACAGATACTAATAAAACGAAGTTTTAATCTGGATCCTTGAAATAGAGATCTGACGGCCCTGGAAGTGTGTGTTAAATAACCTGTCCCTGACAACCAGTTATCAGGGACCAGGACCCTTCATATAGGGTTTTGGTCCATGAAAATCGATTGTCATGGAGGTATTATCCAACACACAGCTCCATTGCCATCAGATCTGTATTTCAAGGGCTGGGATTGAAACCtgtttttttaagtatccgctatAATGTCCCTATTtgcggaaaattatagcggatactAAAAAAACGAAGTTTTAATCTGGACCCCTGAAATAGAGATCCGACGGTTCtgaaaattatagcggatatTAAGAAAACGAAGTTATTATATCACTagtaactagcataaaagcccgtgcgacgcacgggcctctagtttccgttgtattttaaataatatttatgtgtcaactgttatcatattattttgagcataattattatgttttattttttgaaaaaatatgtaaatataaaacgtaatatttgcaacctaatagtattaatagtaataagcactatattttaaaaaaaatatatggatcaaaaattacatttggcctgatttttctatattcaaatcatTAGGATAAAGAAGCTATTACCATATTatcaacatgttcaaaattatatttaaaattaatactgaaatttttagattttcgcgttgttttacatgtatttcttcttttttgaacgtacgtttgtgtaatagttaagtgatacatgatggggCAGATCATTAACACATtttttttagcatatgttgcacacactttgtataaataaaaattgaagcaTATGTTGTAGGTAAAAAGACCggtaccttattttattataaaagcatcaattgaactactaacttTATAATTGTACCCATAAAAATTCTGACGCCTTTGATGTGtcttacccttttaattttcatatcaattatataatatttcaatgtcttaatttttttattgttaatttaaaatattagatgattattattttgatacagtatgttataatattgtctcgttataaaattttaatttacatcgTTAGTTTTTTTGAGTTTGTTGATTGAGTCttgtaatgatttttcatgtaattgttgTAAACCAGCTCTCAAAatgattttctggaattttaaatagcaaaaagagagtagatatgagttaggccTCATGAATCTCataaaaacatgaaatatttagtttaattagtcaTGTGATTAcatttttagctttgtgcaaactcatatttttaaatatatattttgatgctcGTATTTTCTTAAGAGTGAGCAACGTAGTATATCATGTTCAGTTGTTAAAAATCAAATCAGGTATTCAATATTCTAGATGATGGAAAAACTATTCTTGATCTAGTCCCATTTAGTCAGATATTAATTTTCATCATATCGCGTTggattatccggttcagaattaattatattttggttcagaattaattatattttttagtttaatttgtaaatgatcaattaatttaattgtagtatgaatcattttatttacttggtatgttatatattgattgatggcatattaatattatagttttaagaccttaattaacatatataacttatttctctgtgttattttattttaaccaagtaaaatttctaactcaattctttttagtaggtctCATAAacgttttttattattatttggttgatttttaattaacaatatagaatttctcTAAATTCACCTTATATCGCAAGTTagaatatttcaaattcatatatcatcaaaaattacgtcatttagatatattttctaacactaaatttgatgtctttgtcactattcttatatctataatttttttaaaaaatatttatttacatgtcgaattctgaattcataaataagaatattttttCGGTTATcttatttcgtgttctccaaaatattgtaatctctttataaatcacttattataataaaaaaaattaatatggcatagtccatgttgaaagtctatccatttttcctttcaaagttGCTCACCGAAATCTTAATTTTTGTGTTTATTCCTCACATTCAAGACTTAAagtttctataatattgtattggtactcatttagattattaaattagatttaaatttgttcatttctattcgaatataaattatatctatttttagaaatctAAATCATGGTTCGAACCCGATTATTTAGAttcttattcaattttaaatttatctacgtaaataattaacttatagatattaatctatcatgtaaacaatatatgagactttttgtttttgaaattgaacaatatatgagacttaagTGAAATAAAAACTTAATCTCAAATAAATAGGCTATTGATGAAGAGAATATAAATGCAACTGCCTTAATGTATGTATTTGATGCATTTCAATAAAAGACTAAATGTTTGTGTAGCTCAAATGGTTTGAGTGGTGTACCTGAATTGGAGAGGCTTTGGGTTCGTGTCttataataacatttttttatatatatgagaaagagttaggttcggagttaggctcggattcggagctaggtaatttatttgctcaggagggaggcttgacactaacatgttgggctattatatatataagtagataagtagaCACTAACCtgttgggctattatatatataagtagataagtagattttgcCGGATGGATCATGTtggtaatttttatattttaagaacTGATCATTTTATCAGTAAAAAAAAactgattatttttatttgcagACAGTGAATAAGAACAGGTCATTGTGTCTGTTTCCAATAAACTGTTCATTTCatgcaattttaattattttttgttcaattttttttagtgtCCCTATGTAATAGAGGGTTAACATTTATGAAGTTTGTTACTCAAAAGGTGAATATCCTTGATAAAATTGTACGTATCGTAATCGTAattataatctatactataataagtcaacatggatataatttgtactataaacttttagttataatttttagtttggtATTATCCCTCTGCAACTACACGTCTACAACATATGGAGGTTTATTACTCtcacattattaaataatttcaaatactaaaaacactaatgataatatattatcatataatatttcataaagaaattataatgatgttaaaaataaaattgtaaatatattattttgaatatcattttttaacaaaaaccttcatataactctttttaactctaacatattctatttcaatacaaacacaAATCATTACGTAACTTTTTTTAACTCTAATCTGTTACACAACAAATATATTCTTTTCTCacacatatgaagatatacgaaatatgaaaaatctaatttaaaattaattgaataataaattatcacatattaataacagaaaaacatctataaatatattataaattgttaaaGTTAATTTTTCGTGAGAAAATATAAgtagttggttaatataatttaattaaaattcaattcattaatattaaaatactaataaatatgttaaaatttaaattataaataacaattttaCGAATTATATAATCGTCCGTGCTTcgcgggttaaaggctagttatATACAAAGATCAatcaataaaattgatttattttaattggttTAAGGGGGTGTTTGGCCGGGCTTAAAGCCCGGCTTctagtttataagttagaagcacttatttgtatcgtttgtgtaaaaaaaagaAGTACTTATATAAAGTTAAGAATACTGGCTTTTATTTCATGGTTTCTGCTTCTttgtcaaacactttaatcatatcttaacttattttttacttctttactttaaataagaaacacttattttaaactcactcaaaccGCGTTCAAGAACCTCTTGCTTCGTTTGTTGctttaagtatttgtttatattcaactagccttaaacccgtgcaaagcacggacgacaatataatttataatttataatttataatttaaattttaatattatcttaGTATTATTGATTAAagaattggatttaattaaaatatattaatcaactaattttattttcttatgaaaatttaacttttataatttattatttataaaactaaacaaACACAACCAAAGCAAAAATTTGTACGATTATAAACTATAtctggcttattatagtatagtaaaTTATAGTATAGTGTTATATGCGAATTTGTCAAGATCAGCTAAATGGGCCGAGCCCATCAAAGGAGGTTTGTTCAGCCCAAGAAAGTCAAGATCACTTCAGTCTCAGAGTAACCCTgtcaaaagatagggcgcgccctatctttaggCGCGCCCACTTGCCGAGGAAAGTTCATTTTGTCATAATTTTGAAGGGCAGTGAGAAGGTACTTAatgtttagggggacgcccttgaaCATGAGTAGATCTCATTGTTAAATTAAGAAgaccctaccttgtagtctagggagttgtcctccttgggaggtagaggatagaGAAGAAGACATCTTGGAaggtcctatctctgtagtctggcgggttgtccctgtcggggagtaggagagcgtccttgcatttggggtaagcccaaaaggctaggcctcatcgtattggaccCCTTCCAGGaagaagattctagaaggggaggcccagcccacatgggtctcttaggagaaagaactacgtaacggcttgatcccctataaataggggtacgtaggcagattgtaggcatcgatcattcttgagagctattccagttagcaatctagaaccctttgcttacaattgcagccgcctccataacaaacaaccaaccactCCCTATATTCTCGCCAACAGAAATCTTGATCCACaccgcgaacctcatctttgttaacctaccagttttctccgttaacaaattggcgctagaaggagggcatAGTTCAAGATTTTCCATCGAGGAGAAAGATGTCGAATCACGGCGAGACAACGCCCGGCGGGAACCAACCCCCCGATCCTAGATCGGGGATAGGCGATAACCCTCCCGTCGACAACACGCCGGTCGGGAACGCCTCCCAGGACAGAGCAATCATCATAACAGACGGAGAGTCGGGCGTTATGAGACGCCCCATCTCCGGCTCGCCGCCGGTATTCATAAGCAACGAGGAGTTACTCAAGGAGTTGCACTACTTGAGAAACGAAGCGAGAGAACAGCAAGCTCTCAGAGAGCGAGTTGCCCAACTGGAGTCCCTTGTTCCCGGAACACATCGTTCCGGGAAGCAGCCCTTTGAGGAGGAAAGTCAGTCAGGCCATCGCGATGATAGAAGGCCTGTGATTGTTCCACGAAACTTATTCGCGTCAGGCGGCCAGACTACTGCCGGAGGAGAGAGCGCCAGGGACGGAGGAAGACCCCCGCAAGATAGACGATCAACCGCACATCTGGAGGAAGCCAGTCGAGATGTTAACGCTCTGGCGGAAAGATACAGAGGAAGAGTCAGTAGGGCGGATCTTTTGGCCCTGATCAAAGATCTTGAAAGCAGACCTGAATATGCGAGTACCGGATCAAGAACGGCAGGCACGGGACGAGAAGGACATAGGAAGGAGATTCCGCATGGATCAGACTCAAGAAGCTATGACCGATCGCAAGAACAAGAACCCCGTGGTTTAGGAGGAAGATCGGAGCGAGACCCGATTGTGCTTGAAGGACGGCAGAGTCAGGGAGGAACGCGCGAGCATGCGACGTCTCCGGGCAACGGAAAGACTCATCATCAGGTTCTTTTCTTGTCTCCTCTTTGTAAATTATCGTAAAAGTTATGTTATATTCCGTTCTGGTAGTAGTAGGATATGTAATAATGAATGGTTAGGCAAATCTTGATCAGACCATTGCCGATCCGCACATTCAAGCCTCGTCTCAGGCCAATGCTCATGCCAATCCGCATATTCAAGCCTCATCTCAGGCCAATGCGCCCCCATCTGCTCAGACTCACGCTAATCAATCCAATCTTCTCGCCACGGCAAATGACCTCATGGCTACCGGAACACTACCATCAATGACTCTGTCACAGCCAAACGTTCAGACCATTCCAGGCATCGGAGCCATTGATGTCAACAGCCTGAGGAAGCTTCTGGCACATTTCGACGGAAGCCAAACGTCTCTTTCAAGCCAAGCCCTATCACCATTCTCTGCTGAAGTGATAGAGGCTCCGCTGCCAGCCAATTACAGAAACACCACCTCCGATTTAAAGTTTCATGGCAACTCAGATGCTGTAGAGTTTCTTGGAAGATTCAATGTTGAGATGGGTGTCTACCAGATACCGGATCCTGTCAGGTGTAGACTTCTTGCGGCCACATTCAGAGATAGTGCCTACCAATGGTTCCGGAAATTGGAACCAGCATCCATCACTACTTGGACAAGCATGCAGACTATGTTCTTGACTCAGTTCCAGGCAACCGTCAAGTATGCTCCACCGGTCACCACTCTggcaaatatcaaacaaaaggaaGGAGAGACTCTTCATGCCTACTTCAAACGCTTCAATGCAGAGTCATCCAATGTTCGGGGGGCAACTGATGAGACACTGAAAAGCTTCTTGGTGGCTGGGCTTCGAGTAGGAACTGATTTTTGGAAGCACTTGCAAGGCAATGATCCCAAGTGTCTGGCAGATTTATATGCAAGGGCTGAGGCATACAAAAATGTTGAACAGTCACTGGCTGAGAGTCGAAAGAATGAGAGAAGCCCTGGTAAGGCTCGACAAAAGAGAAGGGACCGGTCCCCAAGTCCTAAACAAAGGGGGAGGCGACGAAGTCCCAACCGGGTCAACACCATGTATAGAAGGAACTACACACCTCCTCGAGATCATGAAGAAAGGGAAGATCGCTGGACACCGCTTGCCGCGCCAATTGATCACATCTTCGAAGTTAATCGTGACAAGGGACTCTTCCGCAGGCCAGCTCCACTAAATTCTTGGCAAGCCAAGAATAAGGACAAGTACTGTGAGTACCATGAATCAACCGGGCATGATACCCATGAATGTAGACAACTGAAAGAGGAGATCGAGTTGCTAATCAAAGAAGGCCAGCTTAATGAATGGATAGTACGAGAAGCCCGGTCCCGACGAGATATTCGAGCCAAGGACAGAAGGGGGATTGGCTATACTGGCAATCAAGAAAGGGGAAAGCAAGAGGACATCCAGTTCGTTAAGGAGGGAAGCATTCGTGTCATCTTTGGAGGGCCACATTTGGCCGGTGAAGGGACCAGGGCTATGGAGAGATATGCAAAGGAAGCAAAAGAAGAAGATGCCAGATGGGTTCACCACCCGCACAATGATGCCCTGGTGATCGCCCTTCGTATTGGTCCAATGAATGTTCATCGTGTGCTCGTtgataacggaagctctgtcaacatTCTTTATTATGGCACCTACCAGAAGCTTGGCCTCCCTGATAAGGATATGAAAGTTGAGGATGTCTATATTTATGGGTTTGGTGGAGAGGCTGTAAAGGTAAAAGGAACAATCCGGCTCCCGGTAACTCTAGGAGAAGGAACATGCTCAGCCACTCAGGTTATGGATTTTATGATTGTGGATCACGACTCATCACACAATGCCATTATTGGGCGACCGTTACTGAAAGAAATGAGAGTGGTCACATCAATACATCATTTGTCTATGAAATTCCCAACACCTGGAGGGATTGGAGTTGTGAGGGGGTGCCAATATGACTCCAGAGAGTGTTACCTGCAATCTTTTAAAGGTTTCAAGAAGAGTGGAGCACTGAAAGAACCCCTTGTTGCCAACACTGGTGGGGAGGTCAATATGACTTACTTCGTCCAATTTCCTGAGGAAGGAGATAATCTCGAACAATCAAAAGGGAAAGAACCAATGGAAGTAGATTCAGATGCAGAGCTTAAGCCCTGCTCTATATGGGAAAAAGGGGAGACGTCTGGAACAAAAGACGAGTCTGACCTAGACCCAAGGCTGCCCCTAGAGTCAACCAAGACCGGTCCAGCTGAGGATACTGTTGAAATCCAGGTTGGGGAAGCCAAAGAGGCCAAAATATTAAAGATAGGGTCTAAGTTGAAAGGGGAGTTGAAGGCAAGCCTTATCCGTTTCTTGAGAAGCAACTTGGATGTTTTTGCTTGGTGTCATGCCGATATGGTAGGAATCGACCCAGAAGTAATGAGCCACCATTTAAATATCGACCCTACCAAGAAAGGGATGAGACAGAAGAGAAGGCATGTTAGTGGAGAAAGGGCCCAAGCACTAAAGGAAGAGGTTGACCGGTTGTTGGGTGCTAAGCTGATCAAGGAGTCGTTCTATCCTACATGGCTTGCTAACCCGGTCCTTGTCAAGAAGCCTAATGGGAAGTGGAGAACCTGTGTTGACTTCACAGATCTGAACAAAGCATGCCCAAAGGATAGTTTCCCACTCCCAAGGATAGACCAGTTGGTGGATGCCACAGCTGGACATGCCTTGCTGAGTTTCATGGATGCCTATTCAGGatacaatcagatccccatgcATGAGCCAGATCAAGAACATACCTCATTTATAACAGACAGGGGGTTGTATTGCTATATAGGAATGCCATTCGGGCTAATCAATGCTGGCGCAACTTACCAACGCCTTGTGAACATGATGTTTAAAGACCAGATTGGTAAGACTGTGGAggtttatgtagatgacatgcTGGTTAAGTCCAAGGAGGCGCAAGATCACATTCGGCACTTGTCTGAAATGTTTGACATACTTAGGAAGTATCgaatgaagttgaatccccagaAGTGTGTATTTAGAGTTGAGTCTGGTAAATTCTTGGGGTTCATGGTAAATCATCGAGGAATTGAAGCTAATCCTGCAAAAATCAAGGCATTACTTGATATGAAGTCTCCTCAGAATGTGAGGCAGGTTCAGAGCCTTACGGGAAGGATAGCAGCATTAAATAGATTTGTGTCTAAGTCCTCAGACAGATGCAAGGAGTTCTTTAAGGCTATCAAGAAGGCTGGGAAAACGTTTGTATGGACGGATGAATGTGAAGAGGCCTTCCAAAAGATAAAGGAACAATTGGGAAAGCCACCTCTCTTGGCCAAACCCGTAGAAGGGGAAACATTGATCTTATACCTGGCTGTTTCAAGATATTCGGTCAGCGCCGTTCTTGTAAAAGAGGAGAAGGATGTTCAGTGCCCGGTATATTATGTTAGCAAAAGGCTATTGGATGCTGAGACAAGATACACTAGCATGGAAAAGTTGGTATACTCTTTGATCTTAGCAGCAAGGAAACTTTGTCCATACTTTCAGGCACATAAGATTGAAGTAAGAACTTCATACCCTCTCCGTCAAATTATGCATAAGCCAGAAGCAACGGGAAGATTGATGAAATGGGCAGTAGAGCTAGGACAGTTTGATTTGGAGTATAAGCCTAGGGCTACTGTCAAGGGTCAAGCTCTGGCTGATTTCTTGCTAGAATTTGAAGATGATAACCAAGAATGGGCAATAGTGCCATATAGTCCCAACATTGAGCCTATCGACGGACTTTTGATAGAGGATGATGCATGGTGGAATTTGCATGTTGATGGAGCTGTCAACTCGGATGGAGCTGGTGTAGGGATAGTTTTGGTTAGTCCCGGGGGGTGTCGATTGTTAAGTGCCATCCACCTAGGGTTCCCTGCAACCAATAATGATGCAGAATATGAAGCTTTGATCAATGGTCTAGCCCTAGCAGTAGAAATGAAGGCTAGGAACCTTATTGTGTACAGTGATTCGATGTTGGTAGTCCACCAGGTAAATGGGGGGTTCTTGGCTCGGGGTTGGAGAACGAACTTATACATGACCCATACGCAAGAACTGATGAAGAAGTTCAGAGAGGTACATTTGGAAAAAGTTCCTCGCGAGAAAAATGAAGGTGCTGATGCCTTGGCCAAGGCCAGTTCTAGAAGGGACACCAAGTTATTAGGAACTATCCAATTCTGTGTTCAAGAGAAGCCCAGTGTGTCAGAAGCACAGAAGGTCACCCGGTTCAGAGGAGATCTGATGGAAGTAGAGAAGGAAGTCGTGGATACTTGGATGACTCCTATACTTAAGTTCATCCAGGAGGGTCAACTCCCAGAAAGTATAAAGGAAGCCAGAAGTCTCAGATACAAAGCAGcgagatttgtaatatatgatgGTGTCTTGTACAAAAGAGGGTTCAATCAGCCGTTGCTGAAGTGCATTGCAGGGGAAGAGTGCAATTATATCTTAAGGGAAGTACATGAAGGAATATGCggcaatcactcggggggtagttcaCTTGCACTGAAGATCCTTAGGCAAGGATACTATTGGCCAACTATGAGGAGTGAAGCAAGCAAGTTCGTGCAAGCTTGTGACAAGTGCCAGCGATTTGCCACATATTCGTCTCGTCCTGCAGCAAGTATGACTCCGTTACTCAGCCCATGGCCATTCGCTTTGTGGGGGATAGATCTCATTGGAGAGCTTCCAAAAGCCAAAGGAGGAGTCAGGTATGCAGTAGTGGCAGTAGATTACTTTACAAAATGGGCCGAGGCCGCGCCTCTAGCAACCATTACTGCTAAGAAGATAACAAGTTTTGTATTCAATTCAATTGTGTGTAGATTTGGTATCCCATACAAATTGATATCTGATAATGGGAAACAATTTGATAGCAGAGAATTGAAGAAGTTATGTGATGACTTGAATATAAGGAGGAACTTTGCAGCTGTGTATCATCCACAGAGCAATGGACAGACTGAAGCAATCAACAAGATTATCAAACACACGCTGAAGGCCAAGTTGGAAGAGAAGAAAGGTGATTGGCCGGAGGAGCTTCCAATGGTACTATGGTCATACAACACTACGCCAAGGACAACCACTGGGGAGTCGCCGTTCATGTTGACCTATGGTTGTGAAGCAATGGTTCCGGTAGAGGTCGGAGCAGGTTCCTTCAGGAGAGACCACTTCCAGGAAGAGGACAATGTTGTTAACCAGAGGCTACATCTAGATATGTTGGAGGAAGTCAGAAGGGAGTCGCAAGTTAGGTTGGCAGCATACCAACAAAGGACAGCCAGATTCTACAACAATCGAGTCAAGCCTAGACCATTCAAAGTAGGAGACTTAGTGTTGCGCAAGATGATGCCAGGGATGAAGGTGCCAGGTCACGGAGTGTTCGGGGCAAATTGGGAAGGACCCTACCGCATTCGGGCTGAGATCTTTGGAGGAGCATACTACTTGGAAGACATGCAGGGTGAGCCCATCTCCAAGGCATGGAATGCTGAGCATTTGAAGAAGTATTATC of Daucus carota subsp. sativus chromosome 3, DH1 v3.0, whole genome shotgun sequence contains these proteins:
- the LOC135151378 gene encoding uncharacterized protein LOC135151378; its protein translation is MSNHGETTPGGNQPPDPRSGIGDNPPVDNTPVGNASQDRAIIITDGESGVMRRPISGSPPVFISNEELLKELHYLRNEAREQQALRERVAQLESLVPGTHRSGKQPFEEESQSGHRDDRRPVIVPRNLFASGGQTTAGGESARDGGRPPQDRRSTAHLEEASRDVNALAERYRGRVSRADLLALIKDLESRPEYASTGSRTAGTGREGHRKEIPHGSDSRSYDRSQEQEPRGLGGRSERDPIVLEGRQSQGGTREHATSPGNGKTHHQANLDQTIADPHIQASSQANAHANPHIQASSQANAPPSAQTHANQSNLLATANDLMATGTLPSMTLSQPNVQTIPGIGAIDVNSLRKLLAHFDGSQTSLSSQALSPFSAEVIEAPLPANYRNTTSDLKFHGNSDAVEFLGRFNVEMGVYQIPDPVRCRLLAATFRDSAYQWFRKLEPASITTWTSMQTMFLTQFQATVKYAPPVTTLANIKQKEGETLHAYFKRFNAESSNVRGATDETLKSFLVAGLRVGTDFWKHLQGNDPKCLADLYARAEAYKNVEQSLAESRKNERSPGKARQKRRDRSPSPKQRGRRRSPNRVNTMYRRNYTPPRDHEEREDRWTPLAAPIDHIFEVNRDKGLFRRPAPLNSWQAKNKDKYCEYHESTGHDTHECRQLKEEIELLIKEGQLNEWIVREARSRRDIRAKDRRGIGYTGNQERGKQEDIQFVKEGSIRVIFGGPHLAGEGTRAMERYAKEAKEEDARWVHHPHNDALVIALRIGPMNVHRVLVDNGSSVNILYYGTYQKLGLPDKDMKVEDVYIYGFGGEAVKVKGTIRLPVTLGEGTCSATQVMDFMIVDHDSSHNAIIGRPLLKEMRVVTSIHHLSMKFPTPGGIGVVRGCQYDSRECYLQSFKGFKKSGALKEPLVANTGGEVNMTYFVQFPEEGDNLEQSKGKEPMEVDSDAELKPCSIWEKGETSGTKDESDLDPRLPLESTKTGPAEDTVEIQVGEAKEAKILKIGSKLKGELKASLIRFLRSNLDVFAWCHADMVGIDPEVMSHHLNIDPTKKGMRQKRRHVSGERAQALKEEVDRLLGAKLIKESFYPTWLANPVLVKKPNGKWRTCVDFTDLNKACPKDSFPLPRIDQLVDATAGHALLSFMDAYSGYNQIPMHEPDQEHTSFITDRGLYCYIGMPFGLINAGATYQRLVNMMFKDQIGKTVEVYVDDMLVKSKEAQDHIRHLSEMFDILRKYRMKLNPQKCVFRVESGKFLGFMVNHRGIEANPAKIKALLDMKSPQNVRQVQSLTGRIAALNRFVSKSSDRCKEFFKAIKKAGKTFVWTDECEEAFQKIKEQLGKPPLLAKPVEGETLILYLAVSRYSVSAVLVKEEKDVQCPVYYVSKRLLDAETRYTSMEKLVYSLILAARKLCPYFQAHKIEVRTSYPLRQIMHKPEATGRLMKWAVELGQFDLEYKPRATVKGQALADFLLEFEDDNQEWAIVPYSPNIEPIDGLLIEDDAWWNLHVDGAVNSDGAGVGIVLVSPGGCRLLSAIHLGFPATNNDAEYEALINGLALAVEMKARNLIVYSDSMLVVHQVNGGFLARGWRTNLYMTHTQELMKKFREVHLEKVPREKNEGADALAKASSRRDTKLLGTIQFCVQEKPSVSEAQKVTRFRGDLMEVEKEVVDTWMTPILKFIQEGQLPESIKEARSLRYKAARFVIYDGVLYKRGFNQPLLKCIAGEECNYILREVHEGICGNHSGGSSLALKILRQGYYWPTMRSEASKFVQACDKCQRFATYSSRPAASMTPLLSPWPFALWGIDLIGELPKAKGGVRELKKLCDDLNIRRNFAAVYHPQSNGQTEAINKIIKHTLKAKLEEKKGDWPEELPMVLWSYNTTPRTTTGESPFMLTYGCEAMVPVEVGAGSFRRDHFQEEDNVVNQRLHLDMLEEVRRESQVRLAAYQQRTARFYNNRVKPRPFKVGDLVLRKMMPGMKVPGHGVFGANWEGPYRIRAEIFGGAYYLEDMQGEPISKAWNAEHLKKYYQ